Proteins from one Panicum virgatum strain AP13 chromosome 7K, P.virgatum_v5, whole genome shotgun sequence genomic window:
- the LOC120640069 gene encoding amino acid transporter AVT1I-like, with protein MATTAAGSAAGDNNAELPPPPPPSASDKTGFLKTCFNGVNALSGIGLLSIPYAVSQGGWSSLAIFLAIAAICCYTGILLQRCMDASPLVATYPDVGALAFGRRGRLAVAAFMYLELYLVAVDFLILEGDNLHKLFPAAAGFRLGGLRVGAKQGFVLAATLAVLPTTWFSSLGVLAYVAAAGALASAVLIAAVVWVAAVDGVGFRERGRLVRWAGMPSAVSLYSFCFSGHAVFPMIYGGMKDRRRFPAVLLVCFAVSTLSYGFMGVAGYLMYGDAVMSQVTLNLPPGKASSKVAIYTTLVNPLTKYALVVAPVAEAVEAALGVRKSRLLRALVRTALVVGTAVVALAVPFFADVVALTGALLSCTATMLLPSLCYLRVRAKLGYKKPWLETAACVVIVAVGTAIVVLGTYSSVKQIVQRLK; from the exons atggccaccaccgccgccggcagcgccgccggcgacaaTAATGCcgagcttccgccgccgccgccgccgtcggcaaGTGACAAGACGGGTTTCCTCAAGACATGCTTCAATGGAGTCAATGCTCTCTCAG GGATCGGGCTGCTGTCCATCCCCTACGCGGTGTCGCAGGGCGGCTGGTCCAGCCTGGCCATCttcctcgccatcgccgccatcTGCTGCTACACGGGCATCCTCCTGCAGCGCTGCATGGACGCCAGCCCGCTCGTGGCCACCTACCCGGACGTCGGCGCGCTGGCGTTCGGCCGCCggggccgcctcgccgtcgccgccttcaTGTACCTCGAGCTCTACCTCGTCGCCGTCGACTTCCTCATCCTCGAGGGCGACAACCTGCACAAGCTGTTCCCGGCCGCGGCGGGCTTCCGCCTCGGCGGCCTCCGGGTCGGCGCCAAGCAGGGGTTCGTGCTCGCCGCCACGCTCGCCGTGCTGCCGACCACGTGGTTCAGCAGCCTCGGCGTGCTCGCGTacgttgccgccgccggcgcgctcgcGTCCGCCGTCCTCATCGCTGCCGTTGTGTGGGTCGCCGCGGTCGATGGCGTCGGGTTCCGCGAGCGGGGCAGGCTCGTGCGCTGGGCCGGCATGCCCAGCGCCGTCAGCCTCTACTCCTTCTGCTTCAGCGGGCACGCCGTCTTCCCCATGATCTACGGCGGGATGAAGGACAGGAGGCGGTTCCCGGCGGTGCTCCTCGTCTGCTTCGCCGTGAGCACGCTCAGCTACGGCTTCATGGGCGTCGCCGGGTACCTCATGTACGGCGACGCGGTCATGTCGCAGGTCACCCTCAACCTCCCGCCCGGGAAGGCGAGCTCCAAGGTCGCCATCTACACGACGCTGGTGAACCCGCTGACCAAGTACGCGCTGGTGGTGGCCCCCGTCGCCGAGGCCGTCGAGGCGGCGCTCGGCGTCCGCAAGAGCCGGCTGCTCCGCGCCCTCGTCCGGACGGCGCTCGTCGTCGGCACCGCCGTCGTGGCACTGGCCGTGCCCTTCTTCGCCGACGTCGTCGCGCTCACCGGCGCGCTGCTCAGCTGCACGGCCACCATGCTGCTTCCGAGCCTGTGCTACCTCAGGGTCCGCGCCAAGCTCGGGTACAAGAAGCCGTGGCTGGAGACGGCGGCCTGCGTGGTCATCGTCGCAGTTGGCACGGCCATTGTTGTGCTAGGCACCTACAGCTCTGTAAAGCAAATCGTCCAGAGGCTTAAGTAG